Within the Peromyscus maniculatus bairdii isolate BWxNUB_F1_BW_parent chromosome 2, HU_Pman_BW_mat_3.1, whole genome shotgun sequence genome, the region CCCAGTGCAGAAAGGCACAAAAGGCTCTCCTGGTGGAGTGACAGGCACCTCATGCCCTCAGTATGGGCAGGTCCCACTCACCAGAGAGGGTCTCCTTCCACTCTGCATCTCACTGACATTCACGTCTTCACTGaaaggaagccaggcagaggACAGGGCACCAAAGACAGCCTCCTTCTGGAGGTTAGGCTAGGTATAGCTGCACTGGAGCCACTGGTCACGCTTCACAGTGAAGGCCTTGGTCTACCCAGGAGCCAGAGCTGAGACCCTGCAGTCATTCAGGGCATATCTACAAAGCACCCCAAGCAAAAGGCATCTTCAGTCCTCTGTTCCACTTTTCCAAGGTCAGAGGACTGCAATGTacccagagaaaaaaataaacataagtaTTAGGGGAAAGTACCACCCAATTAAGAAGGTGACATCAGAGCAATGGGGCAGATGCAGAAAACTTATCCATAGTGAAAAGAAGTTTACATCAGGACAGACGTGCCAGATGTACAAGACGCGAGCTGGTGCTGCTCTGAACAGGATCCCTGCCAAACAGAAGAGAATAAGAGCTGAGACTTGAGGCCTCTGACCCTAACCAAAGCACATGGCCCAGAAAGGTTCTCACACCTGCTGGACAACAGGGTCAGAGGCCAAAGTGCAGGAGAGAACAGCTGCACAGAGACAGGAGGCGTTTGCTTCTCTGAGGTATACATGCCTTCTGCTGACTTAGAAGCAACCTTACAGATATGCATCAGCAGAGGGGTGGAAACCCTACCAAATGATCCAGCCTATGCTACGCACTCACTCAGCATGATCTGAACATGGCCTTTACCTCTCTCAGGTAGCCCCGGATCCGGCTCTCACAGCTATATCTCAGGTAGCCAGACTTATTCCTGAATCGAGACTCCAAACCTGCAAGAAAGATGATTCTGGAATCCATAGGCAGACCACGACCTGTGTCCTACATAGCTCAGGAGCCAAGCAGACAAGTAAGGGGCAGGGGGAGATGTGACTCACTCACACAGGTGCCACATGGAGGAGGACATATGGAGGTGTTCTGTTTATAGAGCTGGACAGTGGAGTGAGAGGGTTGGGCTACAGAGCCACAGAGCATGCATGGGCTGTGCAGGATGAAATGGGCACCAGTGCCCATGACAGGTGAGGGTGTTTGGATGCATGAGTGCCACCAACTGCACACCAGCCTTCTGTACAATAGATTCACCCAACCACAGACCTTAACCATTGAAAAATCTTACATCTGGGtaggcgtacacctttaatccaagcacttgggaggcagaggtaggtagatctctgagtctgaggccagcctggtctacaaagtaagttccaggacagtcaggactacacagagaaaccctgccttgaaaaactaaaaccaaaaacaaacaaataagtaaattttaaaaaaaaaaaaaaaacccttgcatTGGAACTAAGTATGtggattgttttctgttttaaaggatgTTGAGTTTGTGTGCATCTGTATATGATGTGTAAGAATGTACGCATGTGTGCGCACATCTGTGCAAGTGCACTCACCCATGCGTGCACATGTGAAGAGGTAGAGGTCACCACtgaatgtcttcctctgtcactttccacccttatttattgagacagtgtctctcactaaacctggagctcactgttgaGGCTATACTGACTGACCAGTGGACCCCAAGGAtcagcctgcccctgccccacaACACTGATTTTAGGCATGTACACCTGGATCTTACCTTggtgctgggatctaaactcGAGTACTCAGGCTTAAGCAGCAAgcactacccactgagccatctcctaggaCCCTACAGActgttttcttgtcattattccttAACGAGAACAGCCAACTACTACTTTCACAGAATCTGCATTGTATCAAGTAACTTAAATGACCTAGGGATGATAGGAAGTTTATAGGAGAGATTCCTGAagtttgctggccagtcagcctggccTGATAGGCTCCAACCATTCCTCAGGATGACACCCAGGGATATCATCTGACTCTCTGATACACTCTCTTGCTAAGGTGGTAAACTCCACATTCCATGTATTTTCCCATGGCTTTTGGAAGAatgatttaaaaggaaaagaaaaaagactattTCGAGGCTACCCTGGACACTGCCTCCAGCCAGGAGTCCCAGCCAGATGCCTTCCCATGGACACCTTTTGTTATCACTCCAGAGGCCTGTCACTCTTGGTTGGGAAGCATCGGGATCTGAAATAGACTGAGATCCTCCTGAGCCTCTGCTCTAAAGAGGCCCTTCTTCGCCTGCCCCAGACATCCTGGCCACCATCGTCACCCCAATCCACATACCTTCAAACCAGGATGGGTCCTGCTCCCGGGTCTCAGCAGTGATGTTCTGACTGACATGATGCAGAAGGTCGGCCAGCAGCTTCTGCCTCAGTGGGGCCTGCTCATCTGACAGCAGCTGCCGTGCAGCCCGGATGACCCCAGCATGTGGCTCATTAAACACACTGAGGAAGCGAGTGATGTCACTCACATCTGCCACACCAggagacaaacagaaacacatgcaCGCTGTTCTGGCCCCAAAAAGAGGATCCTGTCCACTCAGCCCAGGGACTGCCCAAAGTCAAGGCTCTGGTGTCACAACCCGTGCCCTGGTACCTGACACCTGACATCTCCACAGGTGTGGCACTCACAGGTGTGGCACTACCAGTTCCATTCCTCTGGTCACCTGTCAGGTGATGGGGGTTGTGGTAATCTAGGGAAGCACACTTCTcttcttctgtccctctctcctccatgCTAAGTCACCTCCTTCGCTCAATCCCTTAGGGTCCCACTTCCAGGCCTTCTAGTCCCTCTCCCTACTTTCCCGGAGACCCTGCCCACAAGTGGCTACAGTGAGCTTTCCCAGCAAGTGCTGAACGCCAAGTACATCCTCCGGAGGATCTTATCCAAACAGGAGCAAACAGAATCCAGTACCAATTAAAAAAGCACAGACCACAGTCAAGTGAAGCTGCAAGTCTGGTTCATACTCAAAAAACTCAGTGAGATCTGCTGTGTTAACAAGCTGAAGAAGTAAGGtcttgtgaacacacacaccaacagatGCAGAAAGTGCAGGAGGGAACCTCGGAAAGCCAGGACTTGCCAAAAGGTTTCTGGATGGTGAAAATGCACAAGGAAGAAAATGACAGTCTGGATGTCGTCCAAGTCAGGAACTTGGAGGCTAGGTGTACGGCACATGCCAGGAGTGCCAGCAGttggtaggtggaggcaggagattagAGGCTttaggccagccttagctacagagtgaagttaaggccagcctcagctacatgtaTGTAACCTtgtcctccctttccctcccaagtCTGGGCCTTTTGTTCTACTACAGAGCATGAAAAGAGTGTGGTCAGTTAGCTCAGCTGGTTGGAGCTCAGAGAGGGAAAAGGTACACAACAGGAGATATTTGAAAACCACATTATCTGACATCAAAGTCATAACCAGGATTTTCTAGGGGTGGGGTAAATACTTCAACAGCTTAAAAAATtcgattaaaaacaaaaaagacatgaagaCTCCTGCAGGTGGCAAATGGGAACACAGCAAGATAATATCCAATCCCATTAGCCACCAGAGAAATTCAGATTAAGGCCACAGTGAGCTGTCATCACACAGCTACCTAGAACAGCTTTAATGAAAACCATGATCCCTAACAGCATTTCAGCATTCACATGCCGAAGAACAGCCCTAGGCAAGGGTGAGCATGCCTGCCCTGCACAGTCCAGCCCAGCAACACCTTCCCGGGCTCCCCTAATCCTTCCCCCCTGCCCTTGGCAGTtaggaaataaatttaatttaacacacacacacacacgcacacacacacacacacacacacacacaaaactgaaaacagagtTGCTCATCAAAGACTCTTGGCATTCAGCGCCCCTGACCTGATCTACTAGCCTGGGCCCCTGGACCGGGGCTTAAACCGTGTGGGTCCTGCCCATCTCCAAAGTGTTCCTACTCACAGCCTTGCCAGGTCTGACCAGCAGCGAGCAGCAGGAGTTCAGTATCGTTGGGGAGTCCCGGGAAGTAGTCGTCGGTCACCTCCGTGCCATCTTCGTACAAGCACAGCCGGGAGCCCGACACCGGGAGCTGGAGAACAGGAAGAGCAAGCAGGCTTCCAGACAGCCTGCTCAGGATGCCACCAGACTACAGGAGCCCAGCGCCCGTCCAAGCCCATCCAAGGGGAGGAAACCGTGTGAGCAGTAGCCAGGGTCCTTGTCCAGCAGTGCCTGCCCCGAAACCCCGGCCCACCTGGAAGCGGACGCAGCCCTTGTGCAGCAGCTCCTGGCAGCTCCGGGCCGCCACGCCGAACTTGCACGCGCTGTGTAGGGCTCGCAACTTGACGCACTTGGGTTGGCGGAGCACAGCGCACATTGCAGGGCTCCAGCAGCGGACTCTGCGCGCACCTGATGACAATGACTGACGCCCTCTCCTCGGCCCTCCCGGAACTGTGGTGTGCAGGAGCCGCCCGGAACGCTTTTCTCTACGTAGGCAGGCGCGACCCGATACGTCCGGCTACAGGACCTTTCCCCAGCCGGAATCCGCGAGGCGCGGCTGCGCGCGCAGGCGCCTGCGGGCGGACGCGCAGGCGTATAACGCGGGCCGGCCTGGTTGCCATGGGAGCGTGGCTGCGGCCCGGGCGCTGGGCAGAGGCGGCCCGGGCTGCTCCTCCGCTGCCCTCGCCTCAGTGGCCCGGGGTGGGGGCGGCCGGACCGAGGCGAGGCTCCTCCGAAGGGAGCGGAGGCTGGCATCGCAGCGTCCCGCGGGCTCGTCTCCGCGGCGCTCTGTGACCCCGCGCGGCCTGGGTCCTCAGCAGGCACCGGGGCAGAAGACACCTGGCCGTGGAGGAACGTGGCCGCTGCCCGCTCCAGGCCTCCGGGCCGCGCATCTCGGCCTTAGTGTCGGCAATCCGGGTCCAGCCCCGCCTTGTCCTCTTCTGGGTGCGTTACTGAACAGGACCAACTACCACAAGACTAAAGACTGTAGCTCTGGCCCCGGGTAGGCTACACTTTGATcggtgttgggttttttttggggggtgggggtggggtggaggggtgttGTTAATTGGGGCCGGTTTGAgatatttttttaagctttaagaTTCTCTAAAAATACTTTCAATCCTTAAGATTAATTGGTCGTAAATCAGTACTTAATATtgtaacatttttgtttcttcaaaagaaaactggaaacattttcatttccttgtaacaaaatatttgaaagttgCTACATTGAGTTTGGGCTTAGGGCTGGAAGCATGGCTTTAAAGGATAGGCTCACAACTAAAAATATAAGAGTTTGGGCTTAgttacagtttataagcaatgcTAGGGTAAATGTCACCTGACACTGCTGGCTAGGGCTGCCCTAGGGACAGCACCCACGGCTGGTGACCAACTAGTAACCCAGCATTGCACAGATCCAGAAGGCTCCGTGCTGGGTTTTGTGGAGCCACGAACATGCCAAGGCTTCTGAAGAttggggaaaggggaaggaatAAGGGGTGGAAGGTCTCCCAGTGCACGGTCTGAAAATGAATGTTTTTGCAGCTGTCCATCTTGAGGTCCTGGTGTTTCTGACCACATTGCCCCACAGCCCTCCTTGCCAGGGTCTTCAGTACcagttatttgttttgcttttattgggGACGCACTTGTATCTGCCTTTAACATTCTGTTTGTAAGTCTTGGTGCATCCCAGAATACAACTGTTGCCAAAGTAgaaaggcctgctctttttttttttttttttttttgagactgtcaTTTGTAGCCCTGTAACTCCTACACAGACCACATTaacctcaactcacagagatcctccttccaagcactgagattaaaagtgtgttctATGACACCTGGCACAGTCCAGGCCCTTGAAGATGGTCAAAGAATTGGAGACGTCAGAGCCAGAGGTTTACCTCTAAGTGTTTAATAACTTTGCATGCTCTCTAAAATTCATGACATAGTGAGGCGTAgtggcgcctgcctttaatcctagtactcgagGTGCcaagcaggaggagctctgtgtgaggccagtcagggctgatagtgagactgtctcaaaagtaacAGGAAATTCAAGACAAGAAGTGAGAATGGGGGAAACAAGGTGTCAGGACAgaattagcattttaatttctAGATGGGGGGGGGGCCACAGAGGGTTTTGGAATTAAGACCTGGATAGAGGTAACTGAAGTCGGGTGTAAAGAATGTTTGTCTGGCAGGAACGTGGGTGGAGCAAGGCAGTTGTAACCATCTGGAATAGAGATGGGGAATAGACATAGGGAAGAGGCCGAATGACTAAGACTTTTCATGCTGCTGGTGGGTACTAAAGGGAAGTATAGTGGCTAAGGGCAGCATTAGCTCCAGGCTCGTGACCCAAGTGACCTGACATAGGAGAAGCATGTTAAGATACCCTGCTATGCTTATATACTACTCCTGATTATTTTCTGGGTCAGTTTTCCTCCCCTCTGCTGTGACAGCCATAGGGAACTCAGTGTAGCATCTTTAACAGTGACTTGTGACTTGCCATTGTAGctttaatagtttaaaaaaacacCAGCAAACACCACACTGGCATTGATCCTTGAAATGGCCCTTTTCACATCCGATGAAAGTAAGAGAAAGCTCTATATTATGCATCAGGCATGTTCATATGAGCCAGGCTTCCTGAGGGATACTTAATAGTGCTGCCTACAGAATATTTCAATGATGTATCTTATTCCAAGAAACTTCCAATGGACTTGTTTTTCCTATATTAgaaggagttttgttttttgttttgttttgttttgttttttttttttttgttttttttttggtttagtttggtttttcttgtGATGATGATTTACTTCACCACCAGTTGTCTTGCTTAGCAGGTATTTGATTGGTTTGAAAACTGAGGAGTAGCCATGAGACCATGAGCATTTTGAGTTCTCAGTACAGTCACATCTGAGGACCCTTGTGTTGCTCTCTGACAGTGCTGCTACCCAGGGTTAGCTCTACTtgtgcagggcctgctctgatGGTGGCCTTAGCAGCCCTGGACTCTAGTGATAGGAGTCTGTGGGAAGAAAGCTCCTTTGCTGTGACTTCAATATAATCCTGAGACTGAGTATCACCTTTTCCCTCTGGgcaacatatgtgtgtgttcccatCCATGAACCTCCACTGTGCAAGGATGTGGAATTTATGGGCTGTCCGAGCCTAGGAAAGTGCAGCAGGCCCAACCAGGGCTGGAGGGGAATGCAGAGTCACCAATGCAACACTGAGTCTGTGTGCTGTTTTCCAGCGTGGAGAGCATGGGTGCCAAGCAGCAAAGTAGACATCACAGCATGCATCCTGCAATCAACAGTGGTGAGCTAGGACACAGACCAGTTCACCGGAAAATCACATTGAAAGGATCATTCAGCCAGTTTTTCCTCTCCAAGCTCCCCCAGGCTTGGCTATGTCACCCCTCAGCTTGGCCTCCAGCAGACTTTCTGTTAAAATAAGCAGTAGCATTCTCCCTTCACTAGGACTGGGAGGGCTGTCCCTGCTGCCTGACCCCATGCCTCCACCCAGGGCTGAATCCAAAATTTTTATCTTGTAGCCAGACCCTGTCCTGGCCCAGCTTAATTGTCTAGGTTGGGGGGCGGGGACTGACAAGTACTTGTGCCCATCTGGAGGGTGAAGGGAGGTGACTCAGGAAGGTGCCCAATTGGGCATCTCTGGGTGCTTCTCTACTTCTTCTCAGGATCTGGGAGCCAGCAGATGATCCCAGTCCATCTTGTTCTCAGATAACCCTTAAAGTGTCCTGAGTCAGGCTCCCAACACAATGTGCTCACTTCTGCACCAGTGTGTCTGGACATCCTACTTTCCCTAGGGCTGCTCGTTTATACAAGGCAGTTATTGATGTACTAATGACTAGGCTGCCTCTCCCTAATCATTACTagttgtttgtttccttgataaTGCAAAAAGACTTTGTACCCTACCAAAGCTTTGGTTTTGCCATGAGAGTATCATAAGCAGGGTGGCTTAGGAACTTCAGAACCAGAGGGCTGGCATTGGAATGGCAGCATGGACAAGTGTCTCTGCACTCCTGATGGTTTCCAACATTGACCTTAGCCTTAACTGAGTGGCTCCTGTCACTGTCAGTATGTGGCATCTACTCCATGTGTGTCTGAGCCtccactttttgtgtgtgtttattgaggggttgtttgttttatgtggggtggggaggttctGGAGATGCAGCCCACACCTGGCCTTGtgtatactaggcaagtactcacCCCCAGATTATTTTCCTCTTCCTAAAAGTACACCagcctgtagctggagttttctcttgtcctgcctggcctataGTCAAGACAAAActctctcacccaccagccctgcagccacttagacctaaataaacacacagaggctaatattatttaaactgctcagccattagctcaggcctaccactgactagctcttacacttaaattcagcccatttctgttaatctatatgttgtcacatgttccgtggctttacctgtgtgcctgttacatgctgctccctggacagcgggctagcatctcctgattcagccttccacttcccagcattctcctctctgcttatcccgcctatactatacttcctgcctggctattggccaatcagcattttatttatcaatcaatcagagcaacacattcacagaatacagaaagacatccccagcacttccccttttcttttttttcaaaaaggaaggttttaactttaacatagtaaaattacttacatataacaattatcaagcaagaattacagttaaaatatctagtctatttatagtatctagtctatttgtatttggcaaaattaaagaagttatCCTATCTatgctatatttgtgagtctaaggttttgtatctaatttatctttttatcataactaaggaaattataactatctaatcttcaactacatcaaagaccccagaaggatgtaataatacctaagtaagcaggaagagcattgtaagcaactacCAAAATTTAGAATgacagacagctgcctgcctggaccaTCATCTgaagtttctctgcagtgttggggcatccatcttcagcccacaggcctagaatctctcagtcacttcttcctgtgcctgtagaatgtctggcagtctcttctgcaaagcaggaacctgaagggccatctcaccttgcaaagttcagtggtcaccttcttatgggtcctgcatgtccacttTATACAGCATAATGTCAAAAAGTCAacgcaagggcacttttttgcccagtggctaacttttgccacaaagaaagcaaactctgtaatgagtttcttcagtgcccatcatcttccttgatGTATTTGGTGCTGCCAGAACAGACGTGTCTCAttatccaggaaagtctaagtttttaaaacattttaaatgccatattctgtaggtctttggagtgtttgaagattatctacctaattgaaatatatctaggTATACCTacaaaacttaactaatatgactataagtttgattatcatggatgactaactattaatctgtgtttctaAATTaaccattacaatttaaatgagttatataaacatataataccttaaacgagagtagaaatatatatacagtataacaaaattaactttaaatttgtatcaatacactaaaatctataccaatgtaaaacatttctaaacaagttgttgctctttaaaagtaggttcattaatctaccctttcagcCTATCATATCTacactatccccttttcttttttagaaagagatggcatttataatcaaccttgttctaaataaaaatactgatttttctctgtcccacactagagagctcttctgatacgggacaGAAGAAtatctcaaccttttcttttagcaatatgcttgggtttagaagagtgagccaattccatctccaaagccagcttgttaTATTTGGGagtttgggcatagcttctcatactaattcctgctggatgagggtgctgtattcttatggggacataaagaaaattttaggattatggggtagtccatgaggctgtattgtctgaaccagttgccttgaaaccattctggatgttggatcacctgggccatggtgtcatcagagacctttttgagggtcttggctggtcaaacctgatgtatcttaatctggaacaaatccatagcctcttgctttctgtggaaacaaaaacagagcctcttttgtaaagcaacatatcctcacatccaaattttgaagtcaaggtacctttaaaatgtacatattggtttaactgagcagcctttacaatcaaatgtctttctgcagttaaaattcccaaagacaacacaatccagattctctgtgtgatagccatctttatgtggcttattttttatattacttttactttctctttaaagactttatttttaaaactatttctttatataactccatatattgcttttttttttctcttccaagcctacatacatttttacacacattgtaaactgtttagaggtttatcccatctgaatctgtcttattgtgaatctattgctttttgttgttgttgtttggtttgttttttttgagacagggtttctctgtgtagctttgcgcctttcctgggactcactctgtagcccaggctggactcgaactcacagagatcctcctggctctgcctcccaagtgctgggattaaaggtgtgcgccaccaccgcctggtgtgaatctattgctttaaactgcagcattctaagactgaaatggcagctgtggctgctggctctgcccacctcagcttttcaacatggcagtggtaccttTACAGCCAGCTCTAGGTCTGGtagccatgtgtaccatcaactctcagaagcagtgggtctatgcttctatacaagtagcgtgtagcccagaatccttttttttttttggtggtactagcaaaggctaaatcttcCATGCAGTGTAATGTGCAGCTTGCAGCTGCCTCATTCCCTCCATGCTGTAGGTCAAACCTGCAGGCCATGAACCCACCATGGAGTAGCTCAAGCCCGAAGACTGCCGCTATCTTGAGAGAGACAAcgaggaagctgtttttagctctgtttttagaatcttctttctcaggttttaggtggaaactcttgccccacatttggtgccatttgtagctggagttttctcttgtcctgcctggcctgtggtcaagacaaatctctctcacccaccagtcctgcagccacttagacctaaataaacacacacaggctaatatttaaaactgctcagccattagctcgggcctaccactgactagctcttacacttaaactcaacccatttctgttaatctatatgttgtcacatgttccatggctttacctgtgtgcctgttacatgctgctccctggacagcgggctagcatctcctgattcagccttccacttcccagcatttcctatctgcttatcccgcctatactatacttcctgcctggctattggccaatcagagttttatgtatcagtcaatcagagcaacacatgcacaacatacagaaagacatccccaacaCCAGCCACCATGGATTTCTCCCAATAAGGTGTCATTTTAATTTGATCACATCCGCAGAAACCCCAGTAAGGTCATATTCACATGCAGCAAAGGCAGGGTCTGATCATTAGTAAGGATGTAATTCAGCCCGCAGCACAGGTCAGACTCTTAGGAAAATCAAGACAGCTTAAATGATACATGAAGTAGAATTAGaacatccatttaaaaaaatttttttagacaaACTAGCCTTTTCAGAGTGGTGGGCAATTCTAAGTACTCTGTGGCTCATCTTGTATGACGTGAGCTAACACTACATCTAACCTGGTTGAATTCTTTCACAGAACTCTTCCCTGATCTTCTGAACAGCCCATGTGTGCAGAATGCCCCACAAGATTGGATTTGTAGTGGTCAGCTCTTCTGGACATGAAGATGGCTTCAGTGCCCGAGAACTAATGATCCATGCACCGACTGTCAGTGGCTGGAGGTCACCAAAGTAAGGCTGGACTGAGGGGCAGGGCTGAAAACACACCTTTGAATCTGAATACATTGAATACATTTAGGGTTTACCTCATGATCTAAAAACATGAAATGCATTTCTAGTCAGGTATATGGTGTATTTcagtgaaaattaaattaaatcactAAAATTAAAGTGCATTTTCCTCTTGGGGTTTCTGAGGGGACCCGGTaaaccccctcccctctattcctgagctctgagggactGGAGAAGTCAAGCAGATGAGGCAGAACAGCACTTGCTGGAGCTGTGGGTGTTGAGGTTCCTGGTGCACTCCCTCCCAGGCATGCCATCCCTACATCTACCAATCCAGGTGCCACTGGGAAGGCCAGGCCCCTGCGTCGAGTCATACCCACTTTTCTCCCAAGCTCCCCATGTCAGTGGTCTCCTGACTCCCTCCAGCTGCAAAGGGTAAAGCTTtcactctctgccttctgcatTCCCCTCTGCAGAGATCTTCAGCATTATCTGTGTCTGCTCTGCAATTCCATGAAGCTTGAAGGTTCTTAAGTAGACACACAGGGCTTGCTTCGTAACTAATTATGCAAGTCACTCTAACATGGCCCTTTTGTCATTGGCATGGTATTTCTTTAAGGTCATAACTATA harbors:
- the Dffb gene encoding DNA fragmentation factor subunit beta isoform X3, which translates into the protein MCAVLRQPKCVKLRALHSACKFGVAARSCQELLHKGCVRFQLPVSGSRLCLYEDGTEVTDDYFPGLPNDTELLLLAAGQTWQGCEYQGTACMCFCLSPGVADVSDITRFLSVFNEPHAGVIRAARQLLSDEQAPLRQKLLADLLHHVSQNITAETREQDPSWFEGLESRFRNKSGYLRYSCESRIRGYLREVSAYACVVDAAAREEYERVLSSMCQKLKSVKYNGSYFDRGAKASSRLCTPEGWFSCQGPFDLDSCLSKHSINPYGNRESRILFSTWNLDHIIEKKRTVVPTLAEAIQDGREVNWEYFYSLLFTAENLKLVHIACHKKTTHKLQCDHSRIYRPQTGSKKKRPARKRR
- the Dffb gene encoding DNA fragmentation factor subunit beta isoform X1, whose protein sequence is MCAVLRQPKCVKLRALHSACKFGVAARSCQELLHKGCVRFQLPVSGSRLCLYEDGTEVTDDYFPGLPNDTELLLLAAGQTWQGYVSDITRFLSVFNEPHAGVIRAARQLLSDEQAPLRQKLLADLLHHVSQNITAETREQDPSWFEGLESRFRNKSGYLRYSCESRIRGYLREVSAYACVVDAAAREEYERVLSSMCQKLKSVKYNGSYFDRGAKASSRLCTPEGWFSCQGPFDLDSCLSKHSINPYGNRESRILFSTWNLDHIIEKKRTVVPTLAEAIQDGREVNWEYFYSLLFTAENLKLVHIACHKKTTHKLQCDHSRIYRPQTGSKKKRPARKRR
- the Dffb gene encoding DNA fragmentation factor subunit beta isoform X2; this translates as MCAVLRQPKCVKLRALHSACKFGVAARSCQELLHKGCVRFQLPVSGSRLCLYEDGTEVTDDYFPGLPNDTELLLLAAGQTWQGYVSDITRFLSVFNEPHAGVIRAARQLLSDEQAPLRQKLLADLLHHVSQNITAETREQDPSWFEGLESRFRNKSGYLRYSCESRIRGYLREVSAYACVVDAAAREEYERVLSSMCQKLKSVKYNGSYFDRGAKASSRLCTPEGWFSCQGPFDLDSCLSKHSINPYGNRESRILFSTWNLDHMQSAPSTPIGT